One part of the Arabidopsis thaliana chromosome 1 sequence genome encodes these proteins:
- a CDS encoding Leucine-rich repeat (LRR) family protein (Leucine-rich repeat (LRR) family protein; INVOLVED IN: signal transduction, response to symbiotic fungus, symbiosis, encompassing mutualism through parasitism; LOCATED IN: plasma membrane, chloroplast; EXPRESSED IN: 9 plant structures; EXPRESSED DURING: 6 growth stages; CONTAINS InterPro DOMAIN/s: Leucine-rich repeat (InterPro:IPR001611); BEST Arabidopsis thaliana protein match is: Leucine-rich repeat (LRR) family protein (TAIR:AT3G25670.1); Has 75840 Blast hits to 27072 proteins in 996 species: Archae - 26; Bacteria - 3700; Metazoa - 16664; Fungi - 635; Plants - 50198; Viruses - 0; Other Eukaryotes - 4617 (source: NCBI BLink).): MLWQTFFSSLLLLSLLFGCNGDESLPEVTDSEEAPMDKREREALYSAIQGFVGDSWNGSALYPDPCGWTPIQGVSCDIYNDLWYVTDLSLGLIYENSLPCSSSLQIRPELFELKHLRSLSFFNCFISPMVIAKEELWTNFASNLESLEFRSNPGLIGELPETIGNLTKLKSLVVLENGFSGELPASICNLKRLKRLVFAGNSFAGMIPNCFKGLKELLILDLSRNSFSGTLPTSFGDLVSLLKLDLSNNLLEGNLPQELGFLKNLTLLDLRNNRFSGGLSKNIENIQSLTELVLSNNPMGEEDMVGTNWGKMSNLVVLDLSKMGLRGEIPTSLTNLKRLRFLGLNNNNLTGFVPSKKLEALPCLGALYINGNNLTGELRFSTKFYEKMGRRFKASKNPNLCQPLEMVMSESHKHLSPLGVKPCT, encoded by the exons ATGTTGTGGCAAAcgtttttttcctctcttctcttactATCTCTGCTTTTCGGATGTAACGGAGATGAATCTTTACCTGAAGTAACTGATTCTGAAGAAGCTCCAATGGACAAAAGAGAACGTGAAGCCTTGTACTCTGCGATTCAAGGATTTGTTGGTGATTCTTGGAACGGATCTGCTCTCTATCCTGATCCTTGTGGTTGGACTCCAATTCAG ggTGTTTCTTGTGACATCTACAATGACCTGTGGTATGTCACGGATTTGAGTTTAGGGCTTATTTATGAAAACTCGCTTCCTTGCTCCTCAAGTCTTCAGATAAGACCAGAGTTATTTGAGCTCAAGCATTTAAgatctctctccttcttcaactGCTTTATCTCTCCCATGGTGATAGCTAAAGAGGAGTTGTGGACAAACTTTGCATCTAACTTAGAATCTCTCGAGTTTAGATCCAATCCCGGTCTCATTGGGGAACTTCCTGAAACAATTGGAAATCTCACAAAGCTGAAGTCTTTAGTGGTTCTCGAAAATGGATTTAGTGGAGAGCTACCCGCGAGTATCTGCAACTTAAAGAGACTAAAGAGGCTGGTTTTCGCAGGGAACTCGTTTGCGGGAATGATCCCAAACTGTTTCAAAGGGTTAAAAGAGCTCTTGATCTTGGATTTGAGCCGCAACTCTTTCTCAGGGACATTGCCTACATCTTTTGGAGATTTGGTTTCATTGCTCAAGCTTGACCTAAGCAATAACCTCTTAGAAGGGAACTTACCTCAAGAACTAGgatttttgaagaatttgaCACTTTTGGACCTGAGGAACAACAGATTCTCTGGTGGGCTGTCCaagaatattgaaaatatcCAATCTCTAACGGAATTAGTTTTATCTAACAATCCAATGGGTGAAGAGGATATGGTGGGAACAAATTGGGGGAAGATGAGCAATTTGGTAGTTTTGGACTTATCCAAAATGGGTTTGAGAGGTGAGATTCCTACAAGTCTAACCAACCTGAAGAGGTTAAGGTTTCTTGGtctgaacaacaacaatctaACCGGTTTTGTTCCATCGAAGAAGCTTGAAGCTTTGCCTTGCCTTGGTGCTTTATACATCAATGGAAACAACCTAACAGGTGAGCTTAGATTCTCTACAAAGTTCTATGAGAAGATGGGAAGAAGATTTAAAGCTTCAAAGAATCCAAATCTGTGTCAACCTTTAGAGATGGTAATGTCAGAATCTCATAAACATTTAAGTCCTCTTGGAGTGAAGCCATGCACttaa